The sequence below is a genomic window from Aspergillus nidulans FGSC A4 chromosome V.
atcAAGGTTATGCTTTCACTAGAGTTGCTTTGCCACCAAAATCGTGGCTCTCTGTTTGTCCCCAGCCTTGGTTACTAGTTGGGACTTGGAGAACACGGACCTACTCTAGAGTAGCTCTAGCGAAGCCAAGCCCGATTCTCATTGGGAGTCGCATGTGAGACTCCTGTAGGTCATACTGGAAACAAttggctgctggctctggccgtGAGAATTGCTGTAGTGATCGGccagaaggtcaaagaaaGTAATGATGAAATGGACGAGAGCCTGTATCCACCGTGGTCGAGAACCGACCGACAACACTCTGGGTTGGACCCGCGGAACAATCTCGAGATCTCGATAAGGACACAACAGCCCGACAAGACCGAGCCGGTGGACGGAAAAACAGACATTgcagagagagaaaaaaaaaaaagaaaaaaagaaaaaaaaagaagtaaTCTTTTACTTGAATATACCGAAGCGATCGATGTAATATCAAGATAAATATTAAGTTATTACTGAAGCCTATTGCTTGTCAGCCACTATCTGATTGACGGCTAAACGAGGCGAACGAAACATCATGCTAGGGGCTACGTTAAGAATGCGCGTTATCGGCCAGGGATGCGGTTCAGCAGTTCCTCAGCACGTTCCCCGTCCATGAGAAAGCCAAATGGGGACACGCAGTGCACACGCCTCAGATTCATGCCTCCTGATTAGTGCTGGCTGGGAGCTCTGGTGGAATTAGAGGGGTGTTCTCCTCGATGGCCCATGGCAATGGAAACCTTGACTGCGGCCCGTTGGCCtattctcatcctcatcggtCTGCGCGGTACTAGACTGTACCTATCATACACTTGTTGGAGCCGTGGATACAGACTAGAGCGCTCTCAGTATTGGGTCCCATCATCGGCCGAAACCTAACCTTGTTAGCGGTAAGTTATCGAAAGATACTGGTAAACTCATGTAAATCGTGTAAATCGTGTAATAATAATATCTGAACTGCAGTATTAATAGTATCAGAGAGTCGATCCCCATCCTGGCTCCAGTATGACAGCGAACAACTGGAAAAAAAGGGCACGGCTGCGACGTCTGATTGAGCAATCCAGCAATCCCAGTAACTCACAAGCAGACACCGTCTGTATTGACGCTTCATAAGAGACTTAGGAAGCACAGTCTGTGTATCTCTTTTAAACGAGAGGCAACAGTCTGGTAAAATTCAACAGTACCAGGGCCAGCCTGAGCCGGCACATTCTCCTCTCGCTTCCTCCCCCCATCGCTTGCGCTTATCCGCCTGGAGCCCTTCTAGGACACTTCTCCAGTCCACtcgccttctcgtcttcatGACCTGTGCTTCTCGcactcttctcctctcgccTCGTCACCATTTTTCCCCTTTCGACTCCATCCTCCCTagcttctccatccaccCTTTCTCCTTCCGCGACCGAGAGTctctttcatttcttcctttgctgcacCAGCCGTACCCCTCCTTTTAACTTTGCTATTCTTTTCACCTTCGCCGTCCAATATTGCGACTGTCTTACTACTTTGTTGCGTTTTCTTATAATCGGTTATATAGGTGCTACCGTTTATTGCACCCCTGCTCTATACTTAAGACGCTCTCTGGACATCCTCCCGCCCTAGACTCGACCACCTTTTCCTCCGGCCTCGCTCCGACTTTGCCGACGATCTCCCTTCACGGACTCATCGATCGTCTGTCGACTGGAACCACAACCGACTACATCCTGGTGCTGTAGTGGGTTGAACCTGATTCAGTAATATCCCGTCCGTTGTCCGGTACACGGTTGCTTCATGACGCCTGCCGCCACCCGTCCAGTCGAACTCTGAAAGTAATGCCGACACATTCGACCATACAATTGGAGTTTCGTATCGGTTCACCTGAGAACTTGACTTGTTGGTGAATACAAAATTTCATCAAAGGGACAAAGATCAGGAAGGCGCATCGGATCCATTACACGAACAGTGCAGGACCGGATCGGAAATAGACGATGCGCACGTTGGGCCGGGGCGGTGGTTTAACAACGTAAGAACGAATTATGAAGATGGCCGATCGGGCCCCTTCAGAGCTCAGCCTCGAGGAACCCACGGACGTGGCGGCACCCCATCATGGGCAGGTATCGGAGTACACCCATAGGAGGGGCACAAGCAAGAGTGATATAGCGGGCGGTTCTCAGCACTCGTCGATCGATTTGGACGCCGGCCAAGCCGTCACTAAGCCGTCAAACGCAAAGCTCCCTCCTTCGAATGACTCATTGGATGGCCAACCGTCTCTTCGACACACATTCCCCCATCTATATCACTCCTCTGGAACCTCCCGGTCGCCATCCACTAGAACCTCGTCCAGTTCTCTTCAAGCATTGAACGAGGATACCGTGGTCGATGCTCGGTCGGAACGCAGCGTCTTTGCACGGATCTCGCTGTCGCGAAGGACGTCCTACAACCACCAATCCGACGGCGGAGCCGCCGAATACCCTGTATATCCTGATCAGTCCTATGCCGTTCTTCAATCTCAAATACACCCAACCTATCAACCTCCATTTCTACGCTCCCGAAGCTCTTATCCCATCGACACTGTTCACAAACCTACTTACTCCCGTGGCGCTCGTACCGCTGGCAATACTCCTATATCCAGTCCAGGTCTGTTCTCTGTCCGAACCCCTGGCCTGACATCGTCGCCGGGATCGGACGGTGATGACCGTTCTGGCAATTCCTACCTTCATCCGTCACATCTTCAGCCACCAAAGGAGTAAGTTTATAACGACCTGATCCTAGGGACATCTACTATAGTACACAATATACTGACCACTGGTGTAGGACACATACTGTCGAAGTAGACAGGGACTCCGTAACTGGAAACAAAGTCATCAACCAGTATGAGATCCTCTCAGAGCTAGGTCGTGGCGAACATGGGAAAGTGAAACTTGGTCGCCACGTGACAACCGGCCAAAAGGTTGCGATTAAGATTGTCCAGCGGTACTCGAAACGGCGGCGCTTGGGGAGACTGGGGAATGCCGAGGACAAGGTCAAAAAGGAGGTCGCCATCCTGAAAAAGGCCCGCCATCCGAACGTGGTTAGCCTGCTAGAAGTAATCGACGATCCGAACCGCCAGAAGGTTTACATAGTACTCGAGTACGTCGAAAATGGAGAGATTATTTGGCGACAAAAAGGACTTCGCGAGATTGTGGAAGTTGACAAGCTCCGACTTGAACGCGAGAAAATCGGTGCTCCTGACACACCAGCATTTTGGGAAGAGAGCAAGCAGTACATCATGGCAGCGCAGCGTTGGCGGGAGCAACGCTTGAGAGCAATGGAACGGCGCCAAGCGCAAGCAGAGCATGCGCAGCAGGGACCCATTCCTGCTTGGAGTTTGGAACATGGTGCAGAATCGGATGATGAACTGGGAGCTGAGATCGCAGCGACAGAGTCTCATTCCTCTTCGAGCCACGCCTCTTCCGCGCCTCAAGAGGCTGCATTGGCCGCAATGGAAGGCACCATGTTCGGGGCCTATACTGATTACCCATCTGATAGACGGCGGTTCAGTACCGCATCCAGCAGTTTTGGCTACGCACCTTCAGAGACAGATCTGTCCCCTGAAGAGGACGACATGTCCTATGTGCCTTGTTTAACTTTCGCGGAAGCACGCAACGCTTTTCGAGATTcgcttctcggcctcgaatATCTCCATTATCAAGGAATCATACACCGCGATATCAAGCCGGCAAACCTTCTGGTTACCAGTGGTCATCGCGTCAAGATATCCGATTTCGGTGTTTCTTACCTGGGACGACCTATTCgagacgaggaggaggagcaacTGGATGAGACAGATGTTGCAACTGAGCTGGACGATGCGCGGGAGTTGTCTAAAACCGTTGGCACACCGGCTTTCTACGCCCCCGAGCTTTGCTACACTGGTGACGACTTCGTTGAAAGCCTTGGTGGCGTGCCCCGTATCACCGGAGCCATTGATATCTGGTCCCTTGGTGTGACGCTCTACGGGATGATATTTGGTCGGTTGCCGTTTGTCTCGGATGACGAGTATAGCATGTATCAGACGATCGTGAAGCAGGATGTCTTTATTCCACGCAAACGTCTAAAACCCGTCCAGGTGAAGACCAGCGCCCAGTGGCCTCGTTATGCGCCAGATAGTATTCGAGCGGACAACGAGCTGGTTTAtgaagaagttgatgaagaaTTGTGGGATTTGTTGAAACGACTACTCACTAAAGACCCGGTGAGGCGCATCACATTAAAAGAGATCAAGCATCATCCATGGGTTCTTCATGGCCTTCCGAATCCTAGAGCTTGGGTGGAAGAGACCGATCCCGGCTACCTaagcaagggcaagaagattGAAGTTTCCAATGAGGAAGTTACCACTGCCGTCAGCAAGGTGCCGTTTATTCAACGTGTGCGGTCCAATGTGGCAAAATGGTCGCATTATTTGACTGGAAGGTCGAAAGACAGAGACAGTCGCAAACGCACTCCTAGTGCAAGCCCCTCGGTTGATTCGACATCCACTTCGAGCAGCAATTCTCACGGAAAGCATCATCTCTGGGATGGTGGCCGATTCAGTCTCCGCGGTGACGAAGAGCTCTTTTCCCGGTTCAACCGACATCACAGGGATAGTGAGCATCCTCTCTCACAAAGTGTGACGGTGAGCCCTACGGCTAGCCCCGAAGAACGGCCCACATCATATTTGGCCCAGGATGGCGCTCCCGGATATCACTCCCCTGCCAATCGAACACCTCGCCCTGACCATCCTGAGCGTGCAACGTCGAACTTATCGACTGCCGAGTCATCAAAAACCGTTAGGGCGTCTGCTATGAATAAGAGCTACTCTGTACCTTTGCGTCCCGCTACGCCTGATCTGTCAGGGTCTTCGGGAACCACAAACATAAGCGGTGTCATTGGTGGCGCGAGCCACCGGTTAGCAAGGGGGCTTCAGCCAGGAGATCGGCATTTTCCCACCGACTTTTCGACCGCCGAGGAAGACCATCATTCGGAACCCAGTCTCGCCTTGAGCATCGCGTCCGCGGTTGGGCAGATGCAGCCGTCAGCATGGCAACCAGATGGAGAGCCGTTCACAATACGCGAGAGCCGGGCATCAACTCCCGAGCACCGGCGCAAGATATCTCACCCACTCTTAGCTGTTGAGCCCTTCCATCTCCCCAAGGAGGGTTCATGGCACATCAAAGGTAGCCGCTCAGACCCACTTACTGGGCTCTCTTCGGACCGCGAACATCGTTCCGGCGCGGACAATGCTAGCCGCAAGGGGTTGGATGCCACAGCGGATACTGGTGCCGCGGAATATGTCAAAGAGGGCTTGACGACATCACCAACCTCTGCAGCTAccatgtcttcctcttctatGGATGAAGACACCAGTGGTATGTCGCAAAGTACATCCCATCCTAGCATTCCGTCCGTCATGTCAGGAGCTTCGTCTTTGTCAGAAGGCGGGATAAACAAGGAGAATGATTGCGACAAAGTGGCCCAGGTTCCTTCAATCCTTCGTACCGGTGAAACGGTCAAAGCACGGCGGCTCAGTACGTCGCGCCCGCCAGAGGATGACGAATCTCGATACTActgcgatgacgaggaggagagcGGCGACgattctgaagatgaaggtCTAGTCTTTGGCAATACCAGAGCCGTCAACAAAAAACCAGCTATCATCATGGGCAAAGCGAAGAAAGGGCACGATGCAGGCTAATCCTGCCCCTTCGTCATGCTCTGACAAGGGCTACCAGCTCCGATTGTTTTTCTTATTCGCCGCCGTCCACGTCAACCTTCGCACCCCCTTATCAACTCTGCTTACCCAGCTCTGAGATTCACGTGTATATCATTTAATTGGGACCTTCTGGCTGCATCTTTTATCTTTCTTTTGCGCGCATACAGGGCACCTGCAGAGGGTTACATTGCTTGTACATATATTTCGCATTGGTGGCAGGCTATCCTTCTCATTTCGTTCTTCTCGGATGGGCTTCCAAAAGACCGGCGTTTGTTTTGCTTTCAATGTCTATCTTCATCTGGCCCCTTTTAAGGTTTATATATCGGTTCTTATTTGATGCATGGGGTCCGGGACATGTGCGAGTTTCTGTATGTAATGTTCGGGGGAGGAGGTCTGAGATTTAGTGCATTTGGCTTTCTTATGAGTGGTGTGCAGGATGAACGGCAGGGGAGACAATTGAAATGAACCAGATCATATATTGGGAACAATGGAGAAACACTCGATTCTTCACGCCGTTGACGGCCGTGTCTATTGTAGTCTAGGTGCTATGTATAGTAGAGTCAACTGCCCTACCCCATATTCTCCCGCGTCTCAacttttcctccaccaatAAGTTTGTGTCCTCCAAATGAATCTCCATCGGAGACTTCCCCACCAGCACTTCTGAAACGCAAGACAGCGGGTATCTATGCTTTTAGAAACCAGGTTGCATGATGAACCGGATGCTTAAAATCACCGAGTTCCCCAGCTGACCGTAAGATGGCCGACCATTTGCGCTTAACCCAGCCTAGGAACACTATCAACCATGattctctcctccctcttaCCATTATCTCTGGTCACTCTCACCAGCGCCGCCCTGACCTACCGCGGCGCCGATATCTCCTCGCTCCTGATTGAAGAAGACTCCGGTGTCGCCTACAAGAATCTCAACGGTGAGACCCAAGCCTTCGAATTGATTCTAGCCAACAATGGAGTAAATTCGATACGGCAACGAATCTGGGTGAATCCAAGCGACGGATCTTACAACCTGGAGTACAATCTGGAGCTGGCAAAGAGGGTACAGGATGCCGGCATGAGTGTCTACTTGGACTTGCATTTGAGTGATACGTGGGCGGACCCGGGAGACCAGGTATATCTATATCCATTCTATACTTCCAAGATGAGCTAAACTGAGACGACTACTGTACAGGCAACCCCCTCTGGGTGGTCAACAACCGACATCGACACCCTGGCTTGGCAAGTGTACAACTACACACTGGACGTGTGCAACACCTTCGCAGAGAACAATGTCGCCGTCGAGATTGTCTCCATCGGAAATGAAATCCGCAACGGCCTCCTTCACCCCTTAGGATCGACAGACCACTACGACAACATTGCGCGCCTCCTGCACTCGGGCGCCTGGGGCGTCAAGGACTCTTCGCTCTCCACGACGCCCAAgatcctcttccacctcgaCAACGGGTGGGACTGGGATGCGCAGAAATACTTCTACGACACCGTGCTTGCCACGGGTACACTGCTGTCTACTGATTTTGACCTTATTGGCGTATCGTACTACCCCTTCTACAATGCGGATGCAACGCTCTCCTCACTGAAAACGAGTTTGACGAACCTGAAGTCGAATTACGGCAAGAATGTGCT
It includes:
- a CDS encoding protein stk22 (transcript_id=CADANIAT00003334), yielding MADRAPSELSLEEPTDVAAPHHGQVSEYTHRRGTSKSDIAGGSQHSSIDLDAGQAVTKPSNAKLPPSNDSLDGQPSLRHTFPHLYHSSGTSRSPSTRTSSSSLQALNEDTVVDARSERSVFARISLSRRTSYNHQSDGGAAEYPVYPDQSYAVLQSQIHPTYQPPFLRSRSSYPIDTVHKPTYSRGARTAGNTPISSPGLFSVRTPGLTSSPGSDGDDRSGNSYLHPSHLQPPKETHTVEVDRDSVTGNKVINQYEILSELGRGEHGKVKLGRHVTTGQKVAIKIVQRYSKRRRLGRLGNAEDKVKKEVAILKKARHPNVVSLLEVIDDPNRQKVYIVLEYVENGEIIWRQKGLREIVEVDKLRLEREKIGAPDTPAFWEESKQYIMAAQRWREQRLRAMERRQAQAEHAQQGPIPAWSLEHGAESDDELGAEIAATESHSSSSHASSAPQEAALAAMEGTMFGAYTDYPSDRRRFSTASSSFGYAPSETDLSPEEDDMSYVPCLTFAEARNAFRDSLLGLEYLHYQGIIHRDIKPANLLVTSGHRVKISDFGVSYLGRPIRDEEEEQLDETDVATELDDARELSKTVGTPAFYAPELCYTGDDFVESLGGVPRITGAIDIWSLGVTLYGMIFGRLPFVSDDEYSMYQTIVKQDVFIPRKRLKPVQVKTSAQWPRYAPDSIRADNELVYEEVDEELWDLLKRLLTKDPVRRITLKEIKHHPWVLHGLPNPRAWVEETDPGYLSKGKKIEVSNEEVTTAVSKVPFIQRVRSNVAKWSHYLTGRSKDRDSRKRTPSASPSVDSTSTSSSNSHGKHHLWDGGRFSLRGDEELFSRFNRHHRDSEHPLSQSVTVSPTASPEERPTSYLAQDGAPGYHSPANRTPRPDHPERATSNLSTAESSKTVRASAMNKSYSVPLRPATPDLSGSSGTTNISGVIGGASHRLARGLQPGDRHFPTDFSTAEEDHHSEPSLALSIASAVGQMQPSAWQPDGEPFTIRESRASTPEHRRKISHPLLAVEPFHLPKEGSWHIKGSRSDPLTGLSSDREHRSGADNASRKGLDATADTGAAEYVKEGLTTSPTSAATMSSSSMDEDTSGMSQSTSHPSIPSVMSGASSLSEGGINKENDCDKVAQVPSILRTGETVKARRLSTSRPPEDDESRYYCDDEEESGDDSEDEGLVFGNTRAVNKKPAIIMGKAKKGHDAG
- a CDS encoding protein galA (transcript_id=CADANIAT00003335); amino-acid sequence: MILSSLLPLSLVTLTSAALTYRGADISSLLIEEDSGVAYKNLNGETQAFELILANNGVNSIRQRIWVNPSDGSYNLEYNLELAKRVQDAGMSVYLDLHLSDTWADPGDQATPSGWSTTDIDTLAWQVYNYTLDVCNTFAENNVAVEIVSIGNEIRNGLLHPLGSTDHYDNIARLLHSGAWGVKDSSLSTTPKILFHLDNGWDWDAQKYFYDTVLATGTLLSTDFDLIGVSYYPFYNADATLSSLKTSLTNLKSNYGKNVLVVETDWPVQCSSPEYAFPSDLSSIPFSADGQETFLGRLADTLEDVGGVGIYYWEPGWVDNAGLGSSCEDNLMVDWRDRTYHQNLYVRSFLHVRSKYYIRIEDRPVKTHH